From Bufo gargarizans isolate SCDJY-AF-19 chromosome 10, ASM1485885v1, whole genome shotgun sequence, the proteins below share one genomic window:
- the DHODH gene encoding dihydroorotate dehydrogenase (quinone), mitochondrial, which translates to MFGAHVKRRLKDALLVLGGGGLLFSSYLTVKGDEHFYAECLMPALQKVVSPELAHTLSVRFAALGLVPRCAQHHSQHLETTVLGHKFRNPVGLAAGFDKHGEAVDGLYKMGFGFVEIGSVTPNPQDGNPKPRVFRLPQDKAIINRYGFNSHGIDVVRQRLLQRADKQRMLTADGMPLGVNLGKNKTSEDAAADYTRGVRELGPLADYLVINVSSPNTPGLRDLQGREQLHHLLAKVVKARNALPREHRPALLVKIAPDLSLRDKEDIASVVTQLGIDGLIVTNTTISRPSTLKSPSSVETGGLSGAPLRDMSTETIREMYALTSGQVPIIGVGGVSCGLDALQKIRAGASLVQLYTALTYQGPPIIGKVTRELETLLTEQGFSSVSEAVGADHRSQSHNSAAKS; encoded by the exons ATGTTCGGTGCCCATGTGAAG CGCCGGCTGAAGGATGCTCTGCTGGTCCTCGGGGGCGGAGGTCTCCTCTTTTCCTCCTATCTTACTGTAAAAGGGGATGAACACTTTTACGCGGAATGTCTTATGCCAGCATTGCAGAAAGTGGTATCACCTGAACTGGCGCACACGCTCTCCGTAAGGTTTGCAGCTCTTGGACTGGTCCCACGATGTGCGCAGCATCACTCACAACATCTG GAGACAACCGTCCTAGGTCACAAGTTCCGCAACCCAGTGGGCCTGGCTGCCGGGTTTGATAAGCACGGAGAAGCTGTAGATGGACTCTACAAAATGGGGTTTGGTTTTGTGGAAATCGGAAGTGTTACCCCAAACCCTCAGGATGGAAACCCGAAGCCCAGAGTCTTTCGCCTTCCTCAAGACAAAGCCATTATCAACAG ATATGGATTTAACAGTCATGGTATAGACGTGGTTCGCCAACGATTGCTGCAGAGGGCAGACAAGCAGAGGATGCTTACAGCTG ATGGAATGCCACTAGGTGTAAACCTGGGAAAAAATAAGAcctcggaggatgcggctgctgatTACACAAGAGGAGTACGTGAACTCGGACCCCTGGCAGACTACTTGGTTATCAATGTGTCAAGCCCAAATACCCCAGGCCTGAGGGATCTTCAAGGAAGAGAACAGCTGCACCATCTGCTGGCCAAA GTAGTAAAGGCTAGGAATGCCTTGCCTCGTGAACACAGGCCTGCATTACTTGTGAAGATTGCACCTGATCTGTCCCTACGTGATAAGGAGGACATTGCGAGTGTAGTGACCCAG CTTGGAATTGATGGTCTGATAGTCACCAACACAACAATTAGCCGCCCTTCAACGCTAAAGAGTCCTTCTAGCGTAGAGACGGGTGGGTTAAGCGGAGCTCCACTTCGAGACATGTCTACAGAAACTATTAGAGAAATGTATGCTTTGACCTCAG GTCAGGTTCCCATCATTGGTGTGGGGGGTGTCAGCTGCGGATTAGACGCTCTTCAGAAGATCCGTGCAGGCGCCTCTCTTGTTCAGCTATACACAGCACTTACTTATCAAGGACCCCCCATTATAGGAAAAGTGACCCGGGAATTAGAGACGTTGCTTAC TGAACAAGGATTTTCCAGCGTCTCTGAAGCAGTGGGCGCAGATCATAGATCCCAAAGTCACAACTCGGCTGCCAAATCCTAA